The following coding sequences lie in one Musa acuminata AAA Group cultivar baxijiao chromosome BXJ1-8, Cavendish_Baxijiao_AAA, whole genome shotgun sequence genomic window:
- the LOC135588149 gene encoding pathogenesis-related homeodomain protein-like isoform X2, with product MKTSRKKLICYTPKKSSLLGRELHSKLDSESAKKNLRKVSYSRRCRLKPNTFMKKRGIRRRNFLNGKPVKTMQKISHHTSVNGQCLSRLSTNGSSCLCSKGNPGTSDDNGTIKLHRRRRRKRKKKTVERDEASCLQRRTRYLLIKIKLEQNLIDAYSGDGWNGQSREKIKPEKELLRAQKQIVKCKIGIRDAIRKLDSLSCVGSIADSLMHPDGSVFHEHIFCAKCRSTEAFPDNDIILCDGTCNSGFHQKCLDPPLEKIPPGDQAWLCKFCTCKFEILEAINAHLGTCFSVNSNWEDIFKEATACSDVENTGLNHAEVWPSEDSEDEDYNPETNENSNSRSGIEENMSNDSSSSSLFSSSDGTISYSDSEHYSYLEKPFNIISRSKNRVDLFDSVGNYDSGPSNECAITSYRRQRRDVDYKKLHDEMFGKEPPENVAQSEDEDWGPNRRKRRKMEETTGTCMANPVNEDGSSNLALTEKISCDKKQLFRIPPDAVEKLRLAFAENELPSRSAKENLSKQLGISSEKVSKWFKNARYAALRMRKEICREEWLMNTPLTRSRMRQQMLLRTRIHLFP from the exons ATGAAGACTTCTAGAAAGAAATTAATTTGCTACACACctaaaaagtcttctcttcttggGAGGGAACTCCATTCTAAATTAGACTCTGAGTCAGCAAAGAAGAATCTTCGCAAAGTTTCCTACAGTAGGAGATGCAGACTTAAGCCTAATACTTTTATGAAGAAAAGGGGAATAAGGAGGAGGAACTTTTTGAATGGGAAACCTGTCAAAACTATGCAGAAAATCTCCCACCATACCTCAGTTAATGGCCAATGTCTCTCACGATTATCGACAAATGGATCTTCTTGTTTGTGCAGTAAAGGGAACCCAGGGACTTCAGATGACAATGGAACAATTAAATTGCATAGAAGGAGAAGGCGTAAACGGAAGAAAAAAACTGTAGAACGTGATGAGGCCTCTTGTCTGCAAAGAAGGACAAGGTACCTGCTAATAAAAATAAAGCTGGAGCAGAATCTTATTGATGCATATTCTGGAGATGGTTGGAACGGCCAGAG CCGAGAAAAGATTAAACCCGAAAAGGAGTTGCTAAGAGCTCAGAAGCAGATAGTGAAATGTAAAATTGGGATCCGTGATGCAATTCGCAAGCTGGATTCACTTAGTTGTGTAGGAAGCATTGCAGATTCTTTGATGCATCCAGATGGATCTGTATTTCATGAACAT ATCTTCTGTGCAAAATGCAGATCAACTGAAGCTTTTCCAGATAATGACATTATTCTGTGTGATGGAACTTGCAACAGTGGCTTTCACCAAAAATGTTTGGACCCTCCATTAGAAAAAA TTCCTCCTGGAGACCAAGCATGGCTTTGCAAATTTTGTACCTGTAAATTTGAAATTCTAGAAGCCATTAATGCACACCTAGGCACCTGCTTCAGTGTGAACAGTAACTGGGAG GACATTTTCAAGGAAGCAACTGCTTGTTCTGATGTTGAAAACACAGGCCTCAATCATGCTGAAGTGTGGCCATCGGAGGATTCAGAAGATGAAGATTACAATCCAGAAACAAATGAAAATAGCAACAGCAGATCAGGAATCGAGGAAAACATGTCTAATGACTCTAGTTCGAGCAGCCTGTTTTCTTCATCCGATGGAACTATATCTTATTCTGATTCAGAACATTACAGTTATCTTGAAAAACCATTTAATATCATAAGTAGAAGCAAGAACAGGGTTGACCTATTTGATTCAGTAGGCAACTATGATTCTGGTCCAAGTAATGAATGTGCGATTACCAGCTACCGTAGGCAGCGGAGAGATGTTGACTACAAAAAACTTCATGAT GAAATGTTTGGGAAGGAACCACCCGAAAACGTGGCACAAAGTGAAGATGAAGACTGGGGTCCTAATAGGAGAAAGAGGAGAAAGATGGAAGAAACCACTGGCACTTGCATGGCTAACCCTGTGAATGAGGATGGTTCTTCAAATCTTGCACTGACAGAGAAAATATCATGTGATAAGAAACAGCTCTTCAGAATACCTCCTGATGCAGTTGAG AAACTTCGCCTTGCTTTTGCTGAAAATGAACTTCCTTCAAGATCTGCCAAAGAGAACCTGTCTAAACAATTGGGCATTTCATCTGAGAAG
- the LOC135588147 gene encoding large ribosomal subunit protein P3-like isoform X2, with protein sequence MGVFTFVCRSSGGEWSAKQLSGDLEASAASTFDLQRLLVQEALAVDSTGGVQSSFSMVSPSSAVFQVIIGGGGGGAFIGAGAPGGAAAGSGGGSAAPDAPPTPEEKKEEKEESDDDMGFSLFD encoded by the exons ATGGGCGTGTTCACCTTCGTGTGCCGCAGCTCCGGCGGCGAGTGGAGCGCGAAGCAGCTCTCCGGCGACCTGGAGGCGTCGGCCGCTTCGACTTTCGACCTCCAGCGGCTGCTCGTCCAGGAGGCGCTCGCGGTTGACTCCACTGGCGGCGTCCAGTCTTCTTTCTCCATGGTCTCCCCCTCTTCGGCCGTCTTCCAG GTGATAATTgggggaggtggtggtggagcaTTTATCGGAGCTGGTGCTCCAGGTGGCGCAGCTGCAGGATCTGGTGGCGGTTCTGCTGCTCCAGATGCACCTCCCACTCCCGaggaaaagaaggaagagaaagaggagagcGACGATGATATGGGGTTCTCCCTCTTTGATTAG
- the LOC135588148 gene encoding uncharacterized protein LOC135588148 isoform X1 has translation MSSSPVDASASDASSMPQKRFSNLRSVRWRIDLGVLPSSPPASIDDIRRVTADTRRRYANLRRRLLIDHHSPKNGKASPDLTVDNPLSQNPDSNWGRFFSYAELGKMIDQDLSRLYPEHSGYFHTPIRQALLRRVLLLWCLQHPEYGYRQGMHELLAPLVYVLHFDLDHLTQVQKLYEDLFSDEFDKISFPEGDFLSSHRIRRVKNWESGIEIENNLHKICNDHSLHELDPDTREMLLLSDSYGAEGELGVILSERFMEHDAYFMFENLMFGAQGVVSMASFFSPVAGSNSNLPPVIEASSALYYLLSIVDSSLHSHLVELEVEPQYFALRWLRVLFGREFCLYDLLVIWDELFYSSNSRYIDNDVEFNFEVLCSPRGAFIAALAVSMLLYVRSSLLATETATTCLQRLLSFPQNPDMKKLIEQAKSLQMLALESNILSSPCQTYSNKNQLTISRGYSLPSASALAKTSLNVIPDRYWEEQWRVLHKDEELRKQSNGHSSSSGIMKKILTKRLSFSRTNSEPFEGNNAHALSSVRRRLFGDSSEVIEVAKDHVKSECNESPVISDNLNVGKGFPEELADQRTSNCMVEETLLSGHNALVVSTPTSPHDIGNDHENESEKSSITSNSFLGDNDEETISTEESCSQNKQDEESTNMEEPCCQNLDKQLAQDAEATSSGDVDSIPEQIAAPKDRKPFAGKFQWLWRFGRGSKEENQESKRSQNAGHTEKDSFDISHCDGTYTSCGINKRIEVGDKKVMDTIRNLGQSMLEHIQVRYSYLSLVIETVFQQDKSKFDSLDNLSNNILGGKGQGTAIAALKELRKISSLLREM, from the exons ATGAGCTCATCTCCGGTCGACGCGTCCGCTTCCGATGCCTCGTCGATGCCCCAGAAGAGATTCTCTAATCTTCGAAGCGTCCGGTGGCGTATTGATCTTGGAGTGCTGCCAAGCTCGCCCCCGGCCTCGATCGATGATATCCGGCGCGTCACCGCGGACACCCGGAGGAG ATATGCAAATCTGAGGCGTCGTCTTCTGATAGATCATCATTCCCCTAAAAATGGGAAAGCATCTCCGGATCTTACTGTGGACAATCCTCTATCACAAAATCCAG ATAGCAATTGGGGTCGGTTTTTCAGTTATGCTGAGCTGGGGAAAATGATCGACCAAGATTTGTCTAGGTTATATCCTGAACATAGTGGCTACTTTCACACTCCTATACGCCAGGCATTGCTTAGAAGGGTATTGCTGTTATGGTGTCTGCAGCATCCAGAGTATGGATATCGACAAG GAATGCATGAATTATTGGCTCCTCTAGTCTATGTGCTTCATTTTGATCTGGATCACCTAACTCAAGTGCAAAAGCTTTATGAAGATCTTTTTAGTGATGAATTTGACAAAATCTCCTTCCCTGAAGGCGACTTTCTCTCTAGTCACAGGATTAGAAGAGTAAAAAACTGGGAGTCTGGGATTGAAATAGAGAATAATCTTCACAAAATATGCAATGACCATAGTCTGCATGAACTTGATCCTGATACCAGGGAAATGCTTTTGCTGAGTGATTCTTATGGAGCAGAAGGTGAGTTGGGAGTTATTTTATCTGAAAGGTTTATGGAACATGATGCTTATTTCATGTTCGAGAATTTAATGTTTGGAGCCCAAGGTGTGGTTTCCATGGCAAGTTTTTTCTCTCCTGTAGCTGGATCCAATTCAAATTTACCTCCTGTCATTGAAGCCTCATCAGCATTATATTATCTACTATCAATTGTGGATTCTTCTCTTCATAGCCACCTTGTTGAGCTTGAGGTGGAACCTCAATACTTTGCCCTTCGATGGTTACGTGTTCTGTTTGGACGAGAGTTTTGCCTTTATGATCTTTTGGTGATTTGGGATGAACTATTTTATTCTTCGAATAGTAGATACATAGACAATGATGTGGAATTCAACTTTGAGGTTTTATGTTCTCCTCGAGGAGCATTTATTGCAGCTTTGGCAGTCTCAATGCTTCTCTATGTACGATCTTCGCTTTTAGCCACTGAAACTGCAACCACTTGCCTGCAACGATTACTAAGTTTTCCACAGAACCCTGATATGAAGAAACTTATAGAGCAGGCAAAATCACTGCAGATGCTTGCTCTTGAATCAAACATATTGTCCTCGCCATGCCAAACATATTCAAACAAGAATCAGCTCACGATCAGTAGAGGTTACAGTCTTCCATCAGCTTCAGCTTTGGCTAAGACTTCACTTAATGTAATACCAGATAGATATTGGGAAGAGCAATGGAGAGTGTTGCATAAGGATGAAGAACTCAGAAAACAGAGCAATGGTCACTCGAGTtcaagtggaattatgaaaaagaTTTTGACTAAAAGATTAAGTTTCTCTAGGACAAATTCGGAACCCTTTGAGGGGAATAATGCTCATGCTCTGTCTTCTGTTAGGCGAAGACTTTTTGGTGATTCATCTGAAGTTATTGAAGTTGCCAAAGACCATGTTAAATCTGAATGTAATGAGTCTCCTGTTATTTCAGACAACTTAAATGTTGGAAAAGGTTTTCCAGAGGAATTGGCCGATCAAAGGACCTCCAATTGCATGGTTGAAGAAACACTTTTGAGTGGTCATAATGCGTTGGTGGTTTCCACACCTACTAGTCCTCATGACATAGGTAATGACCATGAAAATGAGTCGGAGAAAAGCAGTATCACTTCAAATTCATTTCTTGGTGACAATGATGAGGAAACAATTAGCACAGAAGAGTCTTGTAGtcaaaataagcaagatgaagaaTCAACTAATATGGAGGAGCCTTGTTGTCAAAATCTCGACAAACAGTTGGCCCAAGATGCTGAAGCCACTTCATCTGGCGATGTTGACTCTATACCAGAACAAATAGCAGCTCCAAAGGACCGGAAACCATTTGCAGGTAAATTTCAGTGGTTATGGAGGTTTGGTAGAGGCTCTAAAGAAGAAAATCAAGAGTCAAAAAGATCGcaaaatgctggacatacagaaaAGGATAGTTTTGACATTTCACATTGTGATGGAACCTATACTTCCTGTGGAATAAATAAGAGGATTGAAGTGGGAGATAAGAAAGTGATGGACACTATAAGAAATCTTGGGCAGTCCATGCTTGAGCATATTCAGGTGAGATATTCTTATTTAAGTTTG GTGATTGAGACAGTTTTCCAGCAAGATAAGAGCAAATTTGACTCATTGGATAACTTATCAAACAACATTCTTGGAGGCAAAGGTCAGGGTACAGCTATAGCAGCTTTGAAGGAGCTACGGAAGATCAGTAGTTTACTTCGAGAAATGTAA
- the LOC135588147 gene encoding large ribosomal subunit protein P3-like isoform X1 has product MGVFTFVCRSSGGEWSAKQLSGDLEASAASTFDLQRLLVQEALAVDSTGGVQSSFSMVSPSSAVFQISVCVSPLKVILLLDVQVIIGGGGGGAFIGAGAPGGAAAGSGGGSAAPDAPPTPEEKKEEKEESDDDMGFSLFD; this is encoded by the exons ATGGGCGTGTTCACCTTCGTGTGCCGCAGCTCCGGCGGCGAGTGGAGCGCGAAGCAGCTCTCCGGCGACCTGGAGGCGTCGGCCGCTTCGACTTTCGACCTCCAGCGGCTGCTCGTCCAGGAGGCGCTCGCGGTTGACTCCACTGGCGGCGTCCAGTCTTCTTTCTCCATGGTCTCCCCCTCTTCGGCCGTCTTCCAG ATATCAGTTTGTGTATCTCCCCTCAAGGTTATTTTGCTTCTGGACGTACAGGTGATAATTgggggaggtggtggtggagcaTTTATCGGAGCTGGTGCTCCAGGTGGCGCAGCTGCAGGATCTGGTGGCGGTTCTGCTGCTCCAGATGCACCTCCCACTCCCGaggaaaagaaggaagagaaagaggagagcGACGATGATATGGGGTTCTCCCTCTTTGATTAG
- the LOC135680371 gene encoding uncharacterized protein LOC135680371 translates to MEFLKTRFPSRVGKLKGVKNPDQDREQLSLSSEELKDETLDAMPKPATAPDGGDDDDDDDDDFITNDVKRRLKELRKNSFMVLIPEEGHPGEQEEEEKEEEESSSSGWGASEASAGYSCCGFDTFYDQYCGRMLFFDRLISRHLNEAGSRSTSQRSPRSVSKKLDLALRKLRFKKGQDEHPDDREQPQLPQQEDERCRNLEAAYVAQVSLSWEALHGQYMQLRVKISSQPEDGASYGNAAQLFQQFQVLLQRFIENEPFEQGSRVEVYAHGRSWLSKLLQVPNFLGIDQKENVENYTDLPILAADLVKIMEDSILTFRLFLKMDKKRTGSFFRAHSPRSSLHQVQASLDKVCHMIEDRCMLQIK, encoded by the exons ATGGAATTCCTCAAGACAAGGTTTCCAAGTCGTGTTGGTAAGTTGAAGGGGGTAAAAAACCCAGATCAGGACCGAGAACAGTTGTCCTTGTCCTCGGAGGAGCTCAAAGATGAGACCTTGGACGCAATGCCGAAGCCGGCTACCGCTCCGGATGGgggagacgacgacgacgacgacgacgacgatttcATCACCAACGACGTGAAGAGGCGGCTGAAGGAACTGAGAAAGAACAGCTTCATGGTCCTCATACCAGAAGAAGGCCATCCGGGAGagcaggaagaggaagagaaagaggaggaggagagcagcTCGAGTGGGTGGGGGGCCTCAGAAGCCAGTGCTGGGTATTCCTGTTGTGGGTTCGACACATTTTATGACCAGTACTGCGGCCGGATGCTGTTCTTTGACAGGTTGATATCCCGGCATCTAAATGAAGCTG GATCTCGGAGTACCTCACAGCGATCACCCAGATCTGTGTCGAAGAAGTTAGATTTGGCCCTTCGAAAGCTCCGTTTCAAGAAGGGGCAAGACGAGCACCCAGACGACCGCGAACAACCACAGCTGCCGCAGCAGGAAGACGAGCGGTGCCGAAACCTTGAAGCTGCTTATGTAGCGCAGGTTTCTTTAAGTTGGGAGGCACTTCATGGTCAGTACATGCAACTGAGAGTGAAGATTTCGTCGCAGCCGGAGGATGGTGCTTCCTATGGCAATGCTGCGCAATTGTTTCAGCAGTTCCAGGTTTTGTTGCAGAGATTTATTGAGAACGAGCCATTTGAGCAAGGATCTAGGGTGGAGGTTTATGCCCATGGCCGGAGTTGGCTGTCTAAGTTGCTTCAGGTGCCGAATTTTCTAG GTATAGATCAGAAAGAAAATGTGGAGAATTATACGGACTTGCCAATTCTTGCGGCCGACTTAGTTAAGATAATGGAGGATTCCATCCTAACCTTCCGCCTTTTTCTGAAGATGGACAAGAAAAGAACAGGTAGCTTCTTTCGAGCTCACAGCCCTCGGAGCTCCCTTCATCAAGTGCAAGCCTCACTTGATAAGGTATGCCACATGATCGAAGATAGATGCATGCTGCAAATTAAATGA
- the LOC135588148 gene encoding uncharacterized protein LOC135588148 isoform X2: MSSSPVDASASDASSMPQKRFSNLRSVRWRIDLGVLPSSPPASIDDIRRVTADTRRRYANLRRRLLIDHHSPKNGKASPDLTVDNPLSQNPDSNWGRFFSYAELGKMIDQDLSRLYPEHSGYFHTPIRQALLRRVLLLWCLQHPEYGYRQGMHELLAPLVYVLHFDLDHLTQVQKLYEDLFSDEFDKISFPEGDFLSSHRIRRVKNWESGIEIENNLHKICNDHSLHELDPDTREMLLLSDSYGAEGELGVILSERFMEHDAYFMFENLMFGAQGVVSMASFFSPVAGSNSNLPPVIEASSALYYLLSIVDSSLHSHLVELEVEPQYFALRWLRVLFGREFCLYDLLVIWDELFYSSNSRYIDNDVEFNFEVLCSPRGAFIAALAVSMLLYVRSSLLATETATTCLQRLLSFPQNPDMKKLIEQAKSLQMLALESNILSSPCQTYSNKNQLTISRGYSLPSASALAKTSLNVIPDRYWEEQWRVLHKDEELRKQSNGHSSSSGIMKKILTKRLSFSRTNSEPFEGNNAHALSSVRRRLFGDSSEVIEVAKDHVKSECNESPVISDNLNVGKGFPEELADQRTSNCMVEETLLSGHNALVVSTPTSPHDIGNDHENESEKSSITSNSFLGDNDEETISTEESCSQNKQDEESTNMEEPCCQNLDKQLAQDAEATSSGDVDSIPEQIAAPKDRKPFAGKFQWLWRFGRGSKEENQESKRSQNAGHTEKDSFDISHCDGTYTSCGINKRIEVGDKKVMDTIRNLGQSMLEHIQVIETVFQQDKSKFDSLDNLSNNILGGKGQGTAIAALKELRKISSLLREM, from the exons ATGAGCTCATCTCCGGTCGACGCGTCCGCTTCCGATGCCTCGTCGATGCCCCAGAAGAGATTCTCTAATCTTCGAAGCGTCCGGTGGCGTATTGATCTTGGAGTGCTGCCAAGCTCGCCCCCGGCCTCGATCGATGATATCCGGCGCGTCACCGCGGACACCCGGAGGAG ATATGCAAATCTGAGGCGTCGTCTTCTGATAGATCATCATTCCCCTAAAAATGGGAAAGCATCTCCGGATCTTACTGTGGACAATCCTCTATCACAAAATCCAG ATAGCAATTGGGGTCGGTTTTTCAGTTATGCTGAGCTGGGGAAAATGATCGACCAAGATTTGTCTAGGTTATATCCTGAACATAGTGGCTACTTTCACACTCCTATACGCCAGGCATTGCTTAGAAGGGTATTGCTGTTATGGTGTCTGCAGCATCCAGAGTATGGATATCGACAAG GAATGCATGAATTATTGGCTCCTCTAGTCTATGTGCTTCATTTTGATCTGGATCACCTAACTCAAGTGCAAAAGCTTTATGAAGATCTTTTTAGTGATGAATTTGACAAAATCTCCTTCCCTGAAGGCGACTTTCTCTCTAGTCACAGGATTAGAAGAGTAAAAAACTGGGAGTCTGGGATTGAAATAGAGAATAATCTTCACAAAATATGCAATGACCATAGTCTGCATGAACTTGATCCTGATACCAGGGAAATGCTTTTGCTGAGTGATTCTTATGGAGCAGAAGGTGAGTTGGGAGTTATTTTATCTGAAAGGTTTATGGAACATGATGCTTATTTCATGTTCGAGAATTTAATGTTTGGAGCCCAAGGTGTGGTTTCCATGGCAAGTTTTTTCTCTCCTGTAGCTGGATCCAATTCAAATTTACCTCCTGTCATTGAAGCCTCATCAGCATTATATTATCTACTATCAATTGTGGATTCTTCTCTTCATAGCCACCTTGTTGAGCTTGAGGTGGAACCTCAATACTTTGCCCTTCGATGGTTACGTGTTCTGTTTGGACGAGAGTTTTGCCTTTATGATCTTTTGGTGATTTGGGATGAACTATTTTATTCTTCGAATAGTAGATACATAGACAATGATGTGGAATTCAACTTTGAGGTTTTATGTTCTCCTCGAGGAGCATTTATTGCAGCTTTGGCAGTCTCAATGCTTCTCTATGTACGATCTTCGCTTTTAGCCACTGAAACTGCAACCACTTGCCTGCAACGATTACTAAGTTTTCCACAGAACCCTGATATGAAGAAACTTATAGAGCAGGCAAAATCACTGCAGATGCTTGCTCTTGAATCAAACATATTGTCCTCGCCATGCCAAACATATTCAAACAAGAATCAGCTCACGATCAGTAGAGGTTACAGTCTTCCATCAGCTTCAGCTTTGGCTAAGACTTCACTTAATGTAATACCAGATAGATATTGGGAAGAGCAATGGAGAGTGTTGCATAAGGATGAAGAACTCAGAAAACAGAGCAATGGTCACTCGAGTtcaagtggaattatgaaaaagaTTTTGACTAAAAGATTAAGTTTCTCTAGGACAAATTCGGAACCCTTTGAGGGGAATAATGCTCATGCTCTGTCTTCTGTTAGGCGAAGACTTTTTGGTGATTCATCTGAAGTTATTGAAGTTGCCAAAGACCATGTTAAATCTGAATGTAATGAGTCTCCTGTTATTTCAGACAACTTAAATGTTGGAAAAGGTTTTCCAGAGGAATTGGCCGATCAAAGGACCTCCAATTGCATGGTTGAAGAAACACTTTTGAGTGGTCATAATGCGTTGGTGGTTTCCACACCTACTAGTCCTCATGACATAGGTAATGACCATGAAAATGAGTCGGAGAAAAGCAGTATCACTTCAAATTCATTTCTTGGTGACAATGATGAGGAAACAATTAGCACAGAAGAGTCTTGTAGtcaaaataagcaagatgaagaaTCAACTAATATGGAGGAGCCTTGTTGTCAAAATCTCGACAAACAGTTGGCCCAAGATGCTGAAGCCACTTCATCTGGCGATGTTGACTCTATACCAGAACAAATAGCAGCTCCAAAGGACCGGAAACCATTTGCAGGTAAATTTCAGTGGTTATGGAGGTTTGGTAGAGGCTCTAAAGAAGAAAATCAAGAGTCAAAAAGATCGcaaaatgctggacatacagaaaAGGATAGTTTTGACATTTCACATTGTGATGGAACCTATACTTCCTGTGGAATAAATAAGAGGATTGAAGTGGGAGATAAGAAAGTGATGGACACTATAAGAAATCTTGGGCAGTCCATGCTTGAGCATATTCAG GTGATTGAGACAGTTTTCCAGCAAGATAAGAGCAAATTTGACTCATTGGATAACTTATCAAACAACATTCTTGGAGGCAAAGGTCAGGGTACAGCTATAGCAGCTTTGAAGGAGCTACGGAAGATCAGTAGTTTACTTCGAGAAATGTAA